In the Bos javanicus breed banteng chromosome 4, ARS-OSU_banteng_1.0, whole genome shotgun sequence genome, TGCAAGGCTCTGAGGGTGCCAGGAAGAACAAAGAGCCCTTCCAGGAGGGCTTGTGGGGTGGGCAGCGTAAGGAGACCCCGGGACAGCGCTGCGGTGAGGGAGGCACGAGTGGTCTGCTGGGGGGTTGTCACAGCCCCTCGGCTGTGATGTCCCCAAACCTGGCCCATCTTTAAGGACCAGCAAGGGTTTCCTGGAGGGACCAGAGAGGCTGCTGCTGTCATGGGTACGGCCCTGGAAGAAGGTGGGACCCTGGGCTGCAGGAGTGCAGCGTGACCAGAGCCCAGTGTGCACTGGGGCCGAGGGGGAGGTTGTGAAAGGTCTTGGAAGCATCTTATCCCGGGACGGAGAGCTGCTGACGTCTGGAGTGATGCCATCAGATTGGCCGTCAGGAGGATGGAGCCCTGGAGGTGGGAGTGGGTTAGGAGCCAGCCCAGAGGGAGAcagtggcggggtgggggtgggcaggggtctTGCAGACATGGGAAAAGCAGCGAGAGCGTGGCCCCCGGGGACGGTGCAGATGGAGGGAAGGGTCTGGAGGAatgggggaggagggacagagaAGAAACTCCAGGAAGACCTCCCCTGGGCTTGGGGTGCTTTGGAGGCATGTGGGGTGGAGGCTTGGGGGAGGTGCTCAGTTTTGCCACGCAGATCCGGGGTGTGGTTTCCGGGGGAGAAGCCATGCGTAGCTGCAGGTGGGGTGTGGACAGACTTAGACCTCGTGTGTGCAGGGTCGGCAGCTCACGAGGACTCCTTCCTGGGAAACACCGTCGATTTGGAAACGGGGCCGCGGGGGATGCCTGCCGCCATTCTCAGAACCTCCATCTGCGTCCCAGCACCCCGCCCGCGGGTACCCCCGTTCAGCCTCACGGGCTCCTGCAGTGTTTTATTCGTCCTGGTGATGCGATCAGCAGGTGTTAGGTGTCTTTCCCAGAGTGGGATCCGTCCACCTCCCACCAGCCCCTCTGCTGTCAAAGGACCGTGCTCGACAAGACTCATCACGAGAAAGAGGAAGGTGGGTCTCCCTACCCGACTCCCAGGAGCTTTCCCAAGATGGGGCCACCCTTCCGGGAGCCGGGGTGAACGAACACTCTGCTGTGCGTCTGGGAGCAGCATTTGTCGGTGAAGTAATTTAATCCGTGCTGGCCAGGACAATACTGTGGCGGAGGGGCTGACTCAGTAGCCATCAAGGGTTCCCAGATGAGGTGGGATGTGCAACAGCCTTGGGACATCAGTGGGTCAGAAGGAAGACAGCGAGGGGGGGATCGCCCTGCCTGGGTGGGGGGCTCTGGCTCTCGGGAGGGACACACCAGCCTTTCTGCTGTGGACACCCATGTTGCCTCTTTTTTGCAGGATGGCTCAGCCCAGTGAGGCCTGTTTGCTGTGTCGGTGGTCTCTGGTTAGACCCCTTAACAGCTCCTGATACCTCCAGGAGAGTTTCTAAGCTGTTGGCCTGATGCGAACCCCACGTGAGGGTTCAAGCTCCCATCCGAGCCTGTCGCCTGTGGAGCTggcgccctgccctgccctgtgggTCTGCCCATGTTCCCGGGATCCCCGCTGTTGGAACAGCAGCACAGGTCTCTCTGCCCAGGGAACACCCCTGCGGCTGGACTCCTGCGCCTCTGGTAATCTCCTGCCAACCCCCTGCCTTAGTTTTTAGGACACCTCTGGCCTCTGCTGTCACCTGCTGAAGGGCAGGTGCTGTGCATTCCACTGTACCCAGGACAACGCGCTGCTCTGAGAAGGTTCTCGCCTACCGTGAGTTGAAAAGAAAAGACCCTTTAGTTGCTTGGACGCTTTTCTCTGCTAGAATGAGATGTGTCTTAAGAGGAACCCGCCTGAGGGCGGGCTTGCTTCTACAGACGGTCTTACCGGGCGGAACACGGACAGTCACCAGCAGTGGGGCTGCTGGAGTGTCCTCAGTGGGCTGTGGTCAGTGGAGTGTGGCTGGTAGGTGCACCTCCTGTGGCTCCCAGAGGGGAGGAAAATGGAGCAAGACCCCCAGACAGAGGCAGACGGGCCGAGCTCGAGGGCGACACGTGAGGGGCCAGTGCGCCCTTTCCTTCGGGTTAGGGAGGTGTGAGTATCTGAGGGGccgtgggaggagaggaggatggaAGGAGAAGGACCCGGTCTGGGAAGGCAGGCCCACACCACCCCGGGAGACGCAGGGCGCGCTCAGGACACAGGCTGGGCTGGGTGCCCCCTCCTGGCGCTGGGGAGGGAGCCCCGGGGGGTgagccctggggggtgggggcgggggcgggcgtgGGGCGGGAACTCCTGGCTGAAGGCTTATTAGCAGCATCAATCACCGAGGTGTCATTTCCAAGCGCCCTCTCCTCACCTAATTTGCTAAACCTAATTCTTGATCACACCCAGAAGCTGGGTGAGAGATGCGAGGGCTAATGAGTGCTGGCTGGAGGCTCCCAGAGGGCGGGtgcggggctggggagggagtccTCCAGCTGGGAGAGCTCCCCCCACCGTCTGTACCTCTCAGTCCAGCCTGAGCGAGCCACCGGGTTCCTGCCTCTCCAGAGACCCAGCTTCCAGGCTCCTGCTTGGAAAGCACCTTTGCAGCTCAGAATGGTCCCCGCTCACGATTAATCCCACCAAGGCTCTCTTTACACTCTTGCAGAAATCCAGGGGTGtccagcagggggtggggggtggctggAGTGGAGAAGGGGGTAGCCCTCATCAGGTATCGACTCACAACTTTGATGTGTGAGTGGTCAGTGCCCATGTGACCCTGAGACATCCTGTGAGATGGGGACAGACCACTGAGATGGGACAGATCACTGAGACGGGACAGATCACTGAGATGGGGACAGACCGGTGAGACGGGGACAGACCCGTGAGACCGGACAGAGCAGTGAGACGGGACAGAGCAGCAACCTCTGAACCCCATCCCCTCTGTGGGAGTCAGAGCCAGGGAATGCACAGGCCATCCTTGCAGCCGCACCCACCCCGGCTCGGCCCCCGGCCCTGCCCTGACCAACACCCAAGCAAAACTGTAGCAGGAACGCAAACAACCCCCTCCGCTGGAAGGGACCCCAAGAGTCCACGGGCGCCCTCGCAGCGGTGAGGCTCTGCAGGACGGAGTCCATCCGGCCTTGGTGCACCTCGAAACGGAGGCGCAGTTCATGGTGCTGGGGTTCCTAGTTTTCTTTTCAGCAGAGGAGCAGTTGTGGTCAGGCTGCCAGTCAGACTTCTGTGTCCCGGGACAGCAGAAGACTCAGGCCCTCGGAAGTTTGATTCTGCACAAGAGCAGACCCGGCCATGAGGACAGGAGCAGGGGTGAACTTCCCCGAAGGTAGGGCCCCGGGCCCAGTGCCCTGAGCGGGGCCAGGGCCGCGGCCTGCCCAGGTGGGTCTGTGCAGCCTCGTCTTCGGCTGTGTCCGCAAGGCCTGGGAGATGGGTGAGCTGGGTAAGGCCAATTCTGCTGCGCCAGCACACGTGTGTGGGGCCAGCCGTGAGCGCAGCTGGTGCAGACGTGCTGGGGTGGCCGGCGAGCCACCGGGTCTCTGCCCTCCTCAGTGCCCAGGCCCCTCCGGCATCAGGGCACCCAAGGGCGGCTGGCTCAGGCTCTGGCGCGGGCGCGTCTGGGCCCGGCTGGGGGGCTGTGCTTGGCTGCCTCCGTGACGGGGCAAGTGTCCGCCCGCCTGTCTGAGCCCCAACCTGGCGGGTCCCGGGAGAAGTGCAGGTCCCGCTGCGTGGCGGGCCCCATGTGCGCGGACTAGGGTGGCCCCCCTGGAGTCTGGTGGACGGCCTGGCCTCTCCCGAGCACGGCCGGCCCTGGGGCCATCGGGGGACCGTGGACGGTTAAGCCGCAGGGTTGGGTCTCCCCCGCCAGCCCACCCATGTGGCTGCTCTCACTGCAGGGTCGGCAGCTGACTCTTCTCTGTGGCCGCATCATCGACAGGCCAGCCCTCCCCCCGGGGAGCTTCTGCTCTGGGAAAGGGGCCCCAGGACAAGTGGGAAGTCGTCACACGCAGTCCCCTCGTATGGGTTCTGATGTGTTTCTGAAAcctttctccctctctgcccAGATGCCGCCCGTATTTTAACTCAGGAGTCAGGCCGTCCCTCTGGGCCCTGTGTCCTCGTGTGCGTGTgacgtgtgtgtgcacaggcaccatggtgtgtgtgtgggtgtgcctGCGTATGCTcactgctcagttgctcagtcgtgtccgatgctttgcgaccccatggactgtagccccccaggctcctctgtcctgggattctccaggcaggaatactggagtgggttgccatgccctcctccaggggatcttcctgacccagggatcccacccatgtctccagcattacaggcagattctttacctctcagtcaccagggaagccctaaatcaactatacaactTAGAAAACCACAATAATAATAGTGAGCTATTGTTCCTACAGAGTCTGGGTGAGCTGTTTACCCCAGGCAGGTGGGGAAGCCTTGCCTCTCTCGTGGTGTCTGGCGCTTAGGCAGGAGGATCCTGAGATGCCTTCCCCACACGTCTGGCCGGCAGTGATGGCTGCGGGCCTGGGCCCAGCGGGGCGATTGGCAGGTCACGCGCACACGGGCTCCCGCGGCCTGCACACGGCGGCCAGGTCTGCGTGTGAGCACGTGAGGCGGTGGAAGCAGACACGAGCTCCCGCGGCCTGCACAGGGCGGCCGGGTCTGCGTGTGAGCACGTGAGGCGGTGGAAGACCCCGGGCTCTGATGACCCCGCCCCAGAGGTCGTGCAGTGTGAGCCCTGCTGCTTCCTCTTGGTGAGGGACCTGCTGGTCCAGACGAGACTCCAGAGGGCATATTCCCGTGCCATTGTTTCCGTAGCAGCTCAGGGCCGACCTCAGACTGCATACTGTCCTCCAGTGACGGCTCCACCCAGTTCAGGCTCATCCTCGGGGGCGTGGCCTCCACCCCAGTTCAGGTTCATCCTCGGGGGGCGTGGCCTCCGCCCCAGTTCAGGCTCATCCTCGGGGTGGGGGCTCCACCCCAGTTCAGGTTCATCCTCGGGGTGGGGGCTCCACCCCAGCTCAGGTTCATCCTCCGGGTGGGGGGCTCCACCCCAGCTCAGGTTCATCCTCGGGGGCGTGGCCTCCACCCCAGCTCAGGTTCATCCTCCGGGTGGGGGGCTCCACCCCAGCTCAGGTTCATCCTCGGGGGCGTGGCCTCCACCCCAGCTCAGGTTCATCCTCGGGGGCGTGGCCTCCACCCCAGCTCAGGATCATCCTCCGGGTGGGGGCTCCACCCCAGCTCAGGTTCATCCTCGGGGGCGTGGCCTCCACCTCAGCTCAGGTTCATCCTCCGGGTGGGGGCTCCACCCCAGCTCAGGTTCATCCTCCGGGTGGGGGCTCCACCCCAGCTCAGGTTCATCCTCCGGGTGGGGGCTCCACCCCAGCTCAGGTTCATCCTCGGGGGCGTGGCCTCCACCCCAGCTCAGGATCATCCTCCGGGTGGGGGCTCCGCCCCAGTTCAGGTTCATCCTCGGGGTGGGGGCTCCACCGCAGTTCAGGCTCATCCTTGGAGGCGTGGCCTCCGCCCCAGTTCAGGCTCATCCTCGGGGGCGTGGCCTCCATCCCAGCTCAGGATCATCCTCGGGGGTGGGGGCTCCACCTCAGTTCAGGATCCTCCTGGGGAGGGTCTCCGCCCCAGATCAGGTTCTTCCTCGGGGGCGTGGCCTCCACCCCAGTTCAGGTTCATCCTCGGGGAGGGCGCTCCGCCCCAGTTCGGGTTCATTCTCGGGGGTGGGGGCTCCGCCCTCGTTTAGGTGCTTATTCTTGGAGCCCTGGGCTTGCTTCTGCAGGGCTGGCGGGGGTTGGGGCAGAGGTTGAAGGCCCCCGTTCGGGTTCCTCCCGCGCTGCTCAGAGGCTGTGGTTGCCCTGGATGCTGGGGCCTGCCCTTTCGTAGCGTTGGCTGCCTTGCGGCCCCAGCTCCAGGCCGCCCCGAGGGTACAGCAGGTGCTCCCCCGTGCTGCGCTCCTGTTCGGGGCTGGCCCCTCCAGGGTTCTGCCTGCTGCGCTTCACTCTCCCTGCCGTGGGGTAGATTTCATCGCCCCCAGAGTTTGCAGTCATGTCTACAGAAGCGTCCATGTGGTGGGGACTCACGTGGCCTCAAGAGAAGCAGAGTCCAGCGTCTTCATGTGAAGACGAGGCCCCTGGAGCCCTGGCTTCCACCCCAGGTCCCCTCGCAGCTGCGGCTCCCTGCTGTCCCGAGTCCCGAAGCCTGGTCACACGTGGGGCCGCCCCGCTCGGGGGCGCGTCGACTCAGCCGTGCCAGGGATTGTGCAGTGCACGACACGCACCGCCGTCTGGGCAGCCCTGCCCTATGCTGTCGGCCTCCCGaagctccctcctgcccccttTCCCCTTGAGGCTGACACCGACCTTTGGCCTGTTGGGGATCTCATCTGTCCCCACTTCCGGGCTGGGGCCTTTCACGTGGCTtcaacccccccaccccatccttgcTCCTCTAGAAGTGCTCGGTATCTGGCCACCCAGGGGCAGGAGCACGCGTCCTGAGCCAGGCGGCTTCCACACCTGCCCCACCAGCTGGCCGTGTGCCTCGGGCAGGCCCCCTGTCTAGGGGGCTGACCTGCCCTGGGGGCCGGTCATGTAGGGCCACCCCAAACAGCAGCGCCCCGCCGCCTGTGCCCGGCGTCCACAGCTCCTGTTCCCGCCTGTCCTCCTCCCCTGGGCGCCCGCGGCCATCACCCTCCTGGGAGCCAGGCCTCCCCCTACACAGCCTCCATGCATCCAGGGCCTGCGGCCGCCCTAGCCCAACCAAGGAGGATGGGAGCTGGAAGCCCTGCCCAGGGCCCCGGGCCGCTTGCTGTCCATGCCCTTGAGGGGCCTGGGGTCAGGGATGGAGCTGGACCTCCCGATGCTGTCTCAGGGCCCAGCCTGGACACACAGAGGCCCTTCCCACATGTCCCCGAGAGCTGGCGGCACACAGACGAAGCCTCGTATAACCTGTGCACGATCAGGACAGGCGTTTTCTTCTAATAAAGTAGAATACCTATGGCACAGCCCGCGTGGTAGACTCCCGAGTCCAAAAATGTCTGCTGAGCAGGGTGTAATTTTAGCCAACAATTCTAAACCACTTACAAAAGGCAACTTGTTCCTAAGCCAAGAGGACACCCTCCCTTTCAGATAAAAAGGGAGATTGCCCTGGACTGATGGTTCCAGAGCCAACCGCCTCCTGGCCAGAGGTTCACCAGCGGCGTCCCCACGCGTCCCCAGGCCAGGCGGGGTGCTGAGGCCCAGGAGGGCGGCCAGTGCCCTTCACCATCCGTCCCACCAATGCTTCAGGTTGCTGCCCGCAGGGCCCTGGGGCACACGGGCCACTGGGAGTTCTGGGGAGAAAACCAGaagtgtgtgtgcgcgtgtgcgtgtgtgagacagagacacacagagaggccCTGGTCTTTGCCCCCGTGGGGCTCTGGCGGGTGGCACAGGCATCATGTGCATCCCAGCACAGCAGTCACCTGACTGTGACCCCACGAGAGACCGCAGTGATACCTGTAGTTGAGTCTGCTCAGCACCAGAATCGTGAGAAATAGTCAAGTGCAGTCGTCTGAAGCCAGGGAGCCTGGGATGCTTGTTAAGCAGTGATAGCTGATGGATGCAGAGGTGCTGGTGGGAAGAagctcacaggcaggtctgggaggtggggctTGGCACGGAGCCTGGCCACTCCAGCTTCCTCTGCTCACAGTCCCTCCCAGGTCTCCCGGCCCAGCTGGGGAGCCCTCTTGCTTCTCTGTCTGGACCCCAGACTCCGGGACCACCCGCAGGGCCCCTCTCCCTCCTGGCGAGGCCAGGGCAAGCCTCAGGGTAGGGGCTGCAGACCTGAGCGTCTTCACACACATGGGCCCTCCCTCCCGTCCCCGTCATCCCCACACCCTCCGTGGCCAGctccaggcccagggcccagACCTGAGCGTCTTCACACACACGGGCCCTCCCTCCCGTCCCCGTCATCCCCACACCCTCCGTGGCCAGctccaggcccagggcccagACCTGAGCGTCTTCACACACACGGGCCCTCCCTCCCGTCCCCGTCATCCCCACACCCTCCGTGGCCGGCTCCGGGCCCAGGGCCCTGCTGCAGGCTGCACACGCGGCGTTGTAGCCacaggtgtggtgtgtgtgtgtctcggCGCCCGGCTGAGCATGCCCAGGACCTGCTGGGACCTGGGTCATCCTGGGGCTGGGAGGCAccaagggaggagggcagggtggaGCTGGTCACTGCCTCAGTCCAGCAAGGCTCTGACCACAGGTGCACAGAAACGGCCTCATGGCCAAATGGCTTCTGACCAAACGCTAAAATCAAAGCCAGTCCACTCTGAGGCAGAAACCGGGCACCTCCAGCACAGGAGGTGCTTCGGACCAGTAACTGCACAGTCACAATTTTATTACCAGAAAGCAGACAGTCAGCATTAAAGTTTAAGGAGTTCGTGTAGCAGAACGTGGACTTCTCAGCACGCCAGTGGCTGCCCCCGCCCCGCGTCGCGTGGATGAGGGGAAGCCTCGGACCCGGTCGGTGGGATGCAGGACCCGTTGGGTCCCTCACACGCTCTTCTTGTCCTCACACACGCTCTATTTTTCACACTTGAACCAAAGTTGACGTGTCCACGGATGGACATCTTCCTATTTGTGAAATAAGTGGATGTCCATGTGGACTTTTTCCTATTTGTGAAACTGCAAAGTTAACATTCTGCCTTTCGTTCATTCTCAAAAGCTGAAAAGTATTTTCAAGTTGGAATTGTTCTTGACTTTCTAAATGTCGGCAAATCACTGAAGATTCTCGAGCATCATTTGTTGCATTTTATGCACACAGAGCAGTTTTATACAGATTGTAAACAGGACACAGCGTGGTCTCAGGTTTTATGTCTCAGGCTGCCAGTCACACTCGTGTGTGTATTTTTGACCCCCGAATTGTGACACCTCCGTGAAGTTCCCCCACCCCTCTGACCGTCCGCAGCAGCCGCGGCACTGGCCCATGCTGGCGGGTGGGCCCGGGTCCCCCCGGCTCCTCCCCTGTGGTGGCTGAGTTGTGACCTCATCTCCCTGGGCGGGACGGGTGTGCGGACCCGGAGGCTGGGGCAGTCGGCGGAAAGGCTTGTGGACTCAGCCTTTACTTCAGATCAAAGAATACACCTCTGATTTCATATTTTTGGTAAAACTGAATTTGAAGCTAGTTCTGTCTCCTGCTGAAAATATGCTGTTGCTGAAATTGAAGTTTAGTAAGCTGTGCAGAAGGACGCAGTCGTTTCTGGCTTTGGCCGAACACTCGCTAGGCAGGCAAAGCTTCTCTTACCGCCAAACCTGATTTCCATTTGGTTGGCTTATAAGTCTTTCAGAGCCCCTGATCACGGCTTCCCCATGTTTATGGGAGCCTGGAAAccttactttggccacctgatgtgaaaaactgactcattggaaaagaccctgatgctgggaaagattgaaggcgggaggagaaggggatgacagaggatgtgatggttggatggcatcaccaactcgatggacatgggttggggtgaactccaggagttggtgatggacagggaggcctggcgtgctgcagtccatcgggtcgcaaagagtcggacgtgactgaatgaccgaactgaactgaatttaaaaagacCTTCGTCTGGATGACATTTACCCTCCACTTCTCAGCCCTTTCTGGTTTGGGGACAGGACCGGGATGCAGGGTCGACTCTGGGCAAAGAAGCCACTCAAGGACGATCAGCGGACTTGGCGTGGGgcgggcagatcaggtggtctctgGAcagaacctctctgggtgacggGCATTGCCTCTAAgtgttatttctgtcttttttcttgttCCACAATAGAACTGGGAGTGGTTTGCAAAGGTGGCTGCATGGAGGGGGTGACGGGGGCAGAGTGCAACCCAGGGGCGTGCCCCGtctctctcgctctctgcccCGTGTTCCCGCCAAGCCTGAGGTCGGATGTCTCTCTGGACGTGTACATTGACTCTCTTGCGATGCTTGTTACAAACCCAGATGCCCAGCTTCTCTCAGTGAGCTGGACCATGGACTCTGCCCTTGGCTTCCCCTCGGCCCTCATGGCTAGATGGGACCCCGTGTCCTGAGCCTGGGCAGCTGGCGGGACTGGGTGCCACCAGCTCTCGGCCGCCTTCCTGTGCCTGTCCAGCTGCAGCTCAGCCTTGTGTGTGGCAGGCCAGGTGCCTTGGCTTTCCACCACCTGAGTGCAGTTGGGTATGTTGTGCACTGCACAAGGGCCCTCGGCTGAGGGACAAACAGGGGCTGGAACCCAGCCCTGGCCTGTGGGCCAAAGCAGCACACGTGGCTGCAGGGCCAGCAGCTGCTCTGGTGCCCATGAGCCTCCAGGCCTCAGTGACACCTCCTCCGGTGCTAAGCAGCTTGACTGACCACGACAGCCAGTCAGCCCCAGCTGGGGTCCACACGGGCCAGTCCCACCTGCTCTGTGACTCATCCCCAGCTCTGTGCCCCGACTTTCTCTGGCgcctcccccgccctccccgaCGCTGCCCCAGGGCCCTTCCACCCACCTCTCCTGCTGCTTCTCCACCTGCTCACGCTGTCGCATGGGCATACACACGAGTACACACGCACAGACtcgagcacacatgcacacacgcacatgtatatgagcacacacacacgtgcacatgtgtgcacacgcaAGCAATCACACAATGCACACAGacacgagcacacacacaagcacacgtatgtacacacatgtgtgcacacactcaagcacatacatgcacacacatgccctCCCCCTCCCAGCTGCCAACACTGTCTGTCTGTGACCCTCTGTCCCCAGCAGAAGGTCTTCTGTGAGGTCAGCCTCTTAACAGGGGTCTTGTAGCCCCTCCAGCAGCCCTCTTGGGGTGTCCCCACACCTGCAGAGCCAGCCCTCAGTCCTGGGCCTTCCAGATGCTGAGCCCCCCAAGCCTGGAGGGGCCAGGATCCTCGACCTTCCACTGGGTCCCATTTGCTATGAGACTGTGGGAATTCTCTGTAAATCTTGACTTTAGGATTTTGGAGTTGACTAAAACAGCCTCATTTCTCAGtattctgaaaattttcattgtttcttaGTGAGAATGTGTTCTGATAATAAATACACATTTGAACTCACAAAACACAATTATCAAATGCGATTAAACAAGGCATTGGCTGCCGACGTGGTGAGAAGGGAGGGGACCCCACGCCCGCCACCCGCCCTCCTGGCTGCGGCCCCCACtcggggcctggcacacagtgggcatGGTGGGGGCACTGTCTGCctgcaggaggtggggggggcCTGGGGAGCCCCTGGAAAGGCCCCTGGGGACCCTGCTCAGGGGTGGCCTGTTCCTCCTCTGCAGGGACTGACCAGTCTGACTGCTCATGGATTGATTTTTCTGATTTccatgaaaagggaaagaaaataagagtGTGTGAGGCCCTCAGAGGACCAGAAGGAAGCAGTCTGGCTGCAGATAAGCAGACGGGGGGCTTCGCCAGGTGGCTGCGTGGCAGG is a window encoding:
- the LOC133246948 gene encoding splicing factor 3A subunit 2-like, coding for MAAGLGPAGRLAGHAHTGSRGLHTAARSASLLLPLGEGPAGPDETPEGIFPCHCFRSSSGPTSDCILSSSDGSTQFRLILGGVASTPVQAHPRGGGSTPVQVHPRGGGSTPAQVHPPGGGLHPSSGSSSGAWPPPQLRFILRVGGSTPAQVHPRGRGLHPSSGSSSGAWPPPQLRIILRVGAPPQLRFILGGVASTSAQVHPPGGGSTPAQVHPPGGGSTPAQVHPPGGGSTPAQVHPRGRGLHPSSGSSSGWGLRPSSGSSSGAWPPSQLRIILGGGGSTSVQDPPGEGLRPRSGSSSGAWPPPQFRFILGEGAPPQFGFILGGGGSALV